In Oncorhynchus tshawytscha isolate Ot180627B linkage group LG24, Otsh_v2.0, whole genome shotgun sequence, the genomic window CTCCTAACAGCCTGCCCGACCGCTCGGAGGCATCCTCATGGTCCTAAAACACACTGTTGCCTCATTTTATATCActttccaatgataaaactgggggggaagtgcagcaatttcagaatgtggggggttAAATGTTATGGTTGGTATAAATGTTATGAATTCCAAAATATAGATGCCATGTTATGTAACATAATGCTTATCCATTTAACTAGAGAGTATTTGTCCCCCAACCCTATTTAATAAGTAGGTCATGTTATGTGCAATAAAATATCAGCAACCATTTTGTTTCGAAAGTATTTTCTCTTTTATtgcaaatacaatacaaaagGTAAGCTTATTTTTAAGAAAGTACAGTAACATGTTAAGCTAGCTGAAGAAGACGAGAAGTCCTTCAGACACATTAGAAAGAAACATCATTACTGAGATAGTATGTGGCAGGAAGTAGAAAAGAACTGTTCCTCAGAGAAGACAGGAATGCTGGTACGTACCTCTAATAAAGCATATCAGCCACAGCAGAACAATAACTGTAAAAACTTTGTCCATATGAAAAAAAAAACTTCTTTCCAGTTCTTTCAGCCATAGTTTAGAATCCAAACTCAAGAAATTCACAATTAAAAATAATCCGTACACAACTAGGTAGCAAAAAGatgacaaataaaacatttaaaatagaaACATTTTACATACGATAAATAAAACATGATTACTGTTTGTACCATTTTTAAAGTACCCACTCGGCTAAAAAGACAGATTTATATGACATTTAATATCCAGAAGATAATTTATTTTTAAGACAAATTAATTTGTTGTATAAAGTATCAATTAAAGAAGAAAATGCTAAAtaataattaatttaaaaaataaattaaagggTTAAGACAGAGGGGGTTGGAGCAGGCAGGAGGGCTGTAAAATGACACTGGTGTGGTGATGGACCTTAGGGGACACCCGAGAGGTCAAAGGGCACTTCCTGTGGCTGTCAAACACACGCTGTCAGACGGTAAGTATAATCTCAGCTGTGGCTTCTCTCTTCTATAATATGTGCTGTAGCACACCCACAAACACCCTTCCACCCAACCTCTGATATACTAGGCACTAATGATGCAAAAGGCTGGAATATTCCTGCACAAAACGATAACGTCAAAACTTCTTTCGTTGCCATTCACAGCATGTGTCTCTTACATCTAAGAACGTGTTATAATCATGAGAAATCATTGATGGAGAAACCCTAAACTGCACAAATACAAATGTAATTTATTTTGTTGGATGGCACAGAACATATACTGTAAGCAGAATGCACTGCAGGAAACAAACACAACCAAAAAATGATAGAGTTTTACTGCCTGTACAAAATTTCACCAGAGAATTGAAGCCATGGAATAGAGAACTGCACTACTGAGAGTGGTTTCCTGCTGAACTGGATACAAATAAAGCTTTTTTCTACAAAaatatccccccaaaaaacaaactGCCAGAGTAAAAAAGGTAAGAAAACATACACAGTACCTATTAAAAATATCAACAATTTAATAAGTCCTCACAGAGGATTTCTCAATGCTTTTTTTCTGTTCTtgctaaaaaatatatttcatcaaataaaaattaaaaaggcCTTTTGTGAGCTATTCTGATCTAGTTTCAGTTCCTACAAGTCCAGCTCTCCTTCACCTACTCTGTCGTGTTCTTCTTCTGTTGGAAATTCAAGTGTCTGTTTCCTGGGAACTAATGTTGGAATGTTGTGACAAAGTCTCCCTCTGCATGATGGACATGCCTATCAGTCTATGTAAGTGTGTGTTCGTGTAGATGATTGTGTCCTCAGGGCCGGGAGAGCTGCGTGTACACTGGCTGCTGGTCCCAGTGATGCTGGGGACTGTGGGTCTGGGGTACGGAGGGCACCCCGGTTGTGTCTGCGATGGGGGTGTACATGGGCCTCTGGCTGGGGCTCATGTAGCTGCTGAAGGAGTAGAGCCCTGAGCCCTGGCCCCCGGCTGTGTGGCTATAGTAGGAGTTGGTGCCGCCCTGGTGGTCAGAAAAGTCATACTGGCCCCGGGTGATggaggggtaggaggaagagCTGTAGTGTTGCAGGTTGAAGGAGCCGTAGGTGACGTGCTGCGGGGGGGAGGAGCTCTGCTGATCGTTGTAGTGGCTGGGGCTCAGCTGCTCTGTCTTGATGTGTGTGGGGGTCCTCTGGTTCTGGCCCTGCTCCCCTCCACTACCCAGCGTGGTCAgggagtgctgctgctgctggctctTGGTCATCCAGCTGTGCCCTGTGGCACCCCCTGCTGCCTGGCTGACCACAGAGCTGCTGATGCCGTAGGTACCGGTGTAGGAGACTTGGCCAGTGGCAGCGCCAGGAGCACCTGGGTGACCGTTGGGAGGCAGGTACTGATCAAACTCGTTGACATCGAAGGTCTCGATGTGGGAGATGACGTCGCTACTCAGCTCGCCGATGTCCACGTCCCGGAAGTCGATGTTGAGCTGGCGACCCGTGCCTTCATGTAAGGGGCGACCCTCCCGCTTCAGGTCCACCTTGCCCACCTGGATGTCCGTCTTGGTAGGAGGGGTGGTAGGAGGGGTGGGGGGCCCTTGGGACTGGCctaagagagcgagggagagaatgggttacatatagaatatatataggcTTTCTGTAATGCAAATCTCAGAGCAAGAGCAGACCCGTGGATGTAATTGAATAGGAAAACATAAGAGCCTTGCAAGTGGTCAAATTAATCTAGATATCAAGTTAAACTCACAGAGAACATATCTGATAGTATTACTCTTAAACTGTTCACATAATATACCTTCACACACATGTATTGTTAGAAAAAGTCTAGCAGCAGTAAATATGTCAAATACTGTGTATACATTGATGAACACATGCTGAATGAGACCATTGCAATAGGCACAAAGCATTATCTCTCTTCTTACCGGAGTGTTCTCCGGGGGAGTGCATCTCTCCCATGCTAGAGGCTGGCGAGTCAGCTTGCTGGAGCACCTTGAAGATCGCGCCTGGCGATATGTGCGTCTGCTCGCTGCCGTCATCAGACTCGCTTTGTCCGTTCTTCATGGACTTCCTCCGCCGGGGCTGGTACTTGTAGTCAGGATGGTCCTTCTTGTGCTGTACCCTCAATCGCTCTGCCTCCTCCACGAACGGACGCTTCTCACCCTCATTGAGTAGCCTGTGCGTAAAAGGCAAATGGATAAATGagtaaataaaatattaaattgaCAGCAAAATAGTTTCCTATTTTAATGCAGGATAACATACCTTTTTATTTCAAAGGTTCAATTACGTAAGATCACAGTATCGAGTTAACATGTGTGCGTAAAAGGCATGCGTAAAAGTAGAATGGAGTAGAAACTTGTTTCAGTAATAAAACCACAGACGCGTTGCCACTCGAAAtacaaatgtgggagtaatgcTAGAGAGTACTGAGACTCACCTCCACAGTTTCCCCAGAGTTTTGCTCAGCTCAGCGTTATGGAGATGCGGGTACTGATCAGCCAGCTTTCTCCGGGCGGCTTGCGCCCAAACCATAAACGCGTTCATCGGTCTCTTGACGTGGGGCTTGTTCTTACTAGATCCGTTCATTCGGACTGGCATTGGCACCAGGGTCCAGTCGTAGCCTTTCAGGACCTGGGACACGGCGTCGCGGATGCATACGGGGAATTTGTCATCGTCGTCCTTCTTGAACTCGACGAGGGGACCGTCCGGACCCATCAGCAGTCCGTTCTCTGACGGTCTGGTGTTCTCGGTGTCGGAGCCAGACCCGGACGGGCACGGAGATCCCACAGAGTCCTCTGACATGCTCGGACTCGGTGCGTCTGAGAGACATTTGTCTTGTTCGTCTGTCATTTTCAGGAAGGGGTC contains:
- the LOC112223512 gene encoding transcription factor Sox-9-B → MNLLDPFLKMTDEQDKCLSDAPSPSMSEDSVGSPCPSGSGSDTENTRPSENGLLMGPDGPLVEFKKDDDDKFPVCIRDAVSQVLKGYDWTLVPMPVRMNGSSKNKPHVKRPMNAFMVWAQAARRKLADQYPHLHNAELSKTLGKLWRLLNEGEKRPFVEEAERLRVQHKKDHPDYKYQPRRRKSMKNGQSESDDGSEQTHISPGAIFKVLQQADSPASSMGEMHSPGEHSGQSQGPPTPPTTPPTKTDIQVGKVDLKREGRPLHEGTGRQLNIDFRDVDIGELSSDVISHIETFDVNEFDQYLPPNGHPGAPGAATGQVSYTGTYGISSSVVSQAAGGATGHSWMTKSQQQQHSLTTLGSGGEQGQNQRTPTHIKTEQLSPSHYNDQQSSSPPQHVTYGSFNLQHYSSSSYPSITRGQYDFSDHQGGTNSYYSHTAGGQGSGLYSFSSYMSPSQRPMYTPIADTTGVPSVPQTHSPQHHWDQQPVYTQLSRP